In Deltaproteobacteria bacterium, a single window of DNA contains:
- a CDS encoding class I SAM-dependent RNA methyltransferase, translating to MSFFTTPKPILIICNKRLSPYLEQEVINLGFTPESTFTTGVEIKGTLNDCIRLNLNLRCASQVLYLLKKFPATSPQEIYNTLLTFPWEKILPKDGYISITSAVDHATVNNSLFMNLKVKDAIADRMRGTTGKRPDSGPLLDHSVVHLFWKDEIAEIFIDTSGETLAKHGYRKMPGKAPMQEPLVAATLMATQWDKVSPFINPMCGSGTVAIEAALLATHRRPGLLRNNYGFMHWKGYDKAVYEQEQRKLKEQIKEVPDLLIQASDIHSEAVKTSQINAAAAGVEKYIQFTVGDFEITPLPDPLPEQRCVIFFNPEYGERLGKESELEDTYRRMGDFMKKKCKGYWGYIFTGNLDLAKKIGLRPHPRLEFYSAKMDCRLLQYELYAGTRDKKSE from the coding sequence ATGAGCTTCTTCACCACCCCCAAACCCATCCTCATCATCTGCAACAAACGCCTCTCTCCTTATCTCGAACAGGAAGTGATCAATTTGGGATTCACGCCGGAAAGCACTTTCACGACCGGCGTAGAAATAAAAGGGACCCTCAACGACTGTATTCGCCTCAATTTGAATCTGCGCTGTGCCAGTCAGGTGCTTTATTTGCTGAAAAAATTTCCAGCCACCAGCCCTCAAGAAATTTACAACACCTTACTTACTTTTCCCTGGGAGAAAATCCTTCCCAAAGACGGCTATATTTCGATTACTTCAGCCGTCGATCACGCGACCGTGAACAATAGTTTATTCATGAATCTCAAGGTGAAAGATGCCATTGCGGATCGTATGCGCGGTACAACCGGGAAACGGCCTGATTCTGGACCTCTCTTGGATCACAGCGTGGTTCATTTGTTTTGGAAAGATGAAATTGCCGAAATCTTTATCGATACCAGTGGTGAAACACTGGCCAAGCACGGGTACCGCAAGATGCCCGGTAAGGCACCCATGCAGGAGCCGCTGGTCGCAGCTACCCTGATGGCGACCCAGTGGGATAAGGTCTCCCCTTTCATTAATCCCATGTGTGGTTCGGGGACAGTGGCCATTGAGGCGGCACTGCTGGCGACCCATCGCCGGCCGGGCCTGCTTCGAAATAATTACGGCTTCATGCATTGGAAAGGTTACGACAAAGCAGTTTATGAACAGGAACAACGCAAACTGAAAGAACAAATCAAAGAAGTGCCCGATCTTCTTATCCAGGCTAGCGATATCCATTCAGAAGCCGTCAAAACCTCTCAAATCAACGCTGCGGCGGCAGGGGTAGAAAAATATATTCAATTTACAGTGGGCGATTTTGAAATAACCCCTCTTCCGGATCCACTTCCCGAGCAACGCTGCGTTATTTTTTTTAATCCCGAATACGGAGAACGCCTGGGAAAAGAAAGTGAACTGGAAGACACCTATCGTCGCATGGGCGATTTTATGAAGAAAAAATGCAAAGGCTATTGGGGCTATATTTTCACAGGCAATCTGGACCTCGCCAAAAAAATTGGGTTAAGACCTCATCCCCGACTTGAGTTTTATTCGGCCAAAATGGATTGCCGCTTATTGCAGTATGAGTTGTATGCAGGAACTCGAGACAAAAAGTCGGAATAG
- the rnc gene encoding ribonuclease III has protein sequence MFLEKLFSDERRRLKELEKALGVKFKKRAHLRHALTHRSYANEKKLDATLHNERLEFLGDAVLELVVSDLLMEKFPKAAEGELSKQRAAMVNEKSLAAMARHFGIGDKLYLGKGEALGLGREKNSLLANAYEAVLGALYLDRGFKKTCRVVRLHAEKLLRRVTDEGFYKDYKTQLQETAQNLFKTIPRYRLVAQTGPDHDKTFEVNLMINNEIYGTGSGKNKKDAEQLAAQRALLKIEMMPQPENVVASTSH, from the coding sequence ATGTTTTTGGAGAAATTATTTAGCGACGAAAGACGTCGACTCAAAGAGTTGGAAAAGGCCTTGGGCGTGAAGTTCAAGAAGCGCGCTCATTTGCGCCACGCCTTAACTCATCGTTCTTATGCTAATGAAAAAAAACTGGATGCTACCTTACACAATGAGCGCCTTGAATTTTTAGGTGATGCGGTGTTGGAACTCGTGGTTTCTGATCTCTTGATGGAAAAATTTCCCAAGGCGGCTGAAGGAGAATTGTCTAAACAACGGGCAGCAATGGTAAACGAAAAAAGCCTGGCGGCCATGGCGAGGCATTTTGGTATTGGCGATAAGCTTTATTTAGGGAAAGGTGAAGCTTTGGGGTTGGGTCGCGAAAAAAACTCGCTTTTGGCCAATGCTTACGAGGCAGTATTGGGGGCCCTTTATTTGGATAGAGGTTTTAAAAAAACCTGCAGGGTGGTTCGCTTGCATGCCGAAAAATTGCTTAGGCGCGTGACGGATGAAGGGTTTTATAAAGATTACAAGACCCAACTTCAAGAGACAGCCCAAAATTTATTTAAGACGATTCCCCGTTATCGCCTGGTGGCTCAGACAGGGCCTGATCACGATAAAACCTTTGAAGTGAATTTGATGATCAATAATGAAATCTACGGGACGGGTTCTGGAAAAAATAAAAAAGATGCAGAGCAGTTGGCTGCACAGAGGGCCTTGTTGAAGATAGAAATGATGCCTCAGCCTGAGAATGTTGTAGCGTCGACATCGCATTAG
- the era gene encoding GTPase Era has protein sequence MFKSGYIAILGAPNVGKSTLLNALLGAKLSIVCDKPQTTRQKFLGIVHHKEGQLLFLDTPGLHQAHKRLNQLMVDAAKSAIEEADLIYYMVDPKAPTQADFGFIQEIEAKNKNYFLLINKIDKTDKLDLLPFVDAWRKKCKAKEIFLISALGSDGIQEILNQSPQYLPEGPAYFPEDQITNRDMRYLASEIIREKLFHLTSDEIPYSLAVVIEEYKEETKINRIAATIFVEKESQKPIVVGRGGAVLKKVGQAAREELEKLCDKKVFLSLFVKVVKDWTKKESVLKELGY, from the coding sequence ATGTTCAAATCTGGCTACATTGCCATCCTCGGGGCTCCAAATGTTGGGAAATCCACACTGCTCAATGCTTTGCTCGGTGCTAAACTTTCCATTGTTTGTGACAAGCCTCAAACGACTCGCCAAAAATTTTTGGGCATTGTCCATCACAAAGAAGGGCAACTTCTGTTCCTCGATACCCCCGGTTTACATCAAGCCCACAAGCGTTTGAATCAGTTGATGGTGGATGCTGCCAAATCGGCCATTGAGGAGGCCGACCTTATTTATTACATGGTGGATCCTAAAGCCCCCACTCAGGCGGATTTTGGTTTTATCCAGGAGATAGAAGCCAAAAATAAAAATTATTTTTTACTGATTAATAAAATTGATAAGACAGATAAGCTTGATCTACTGCCATTTGTCGACGCCTGGAGAAAAAAGTGTAAGGCCAAAGAAATCTTTCTCATTTCTGCCCTCGGTTCTGATGGAATTCAGGAAATTCTTAATCAATCGCCACAATATCTTCCCGAAGGCCCGGCCTATTTCCCTGAAGATCAAATCACCAATCGAGACATGCGTTATTTGGCTTCTGAAATTATACGAGAAAAATTATTTCATCTTACCAGTGACGAAATTCCCTATTCCCTGGCTGTGGTCATTGAAGAATACAAAGAAGAAACCAAAATCAACCGAATTGCTGCCACAATTTTTGTGGAAAAAGAATCGCAAAAACCCATTGTGGTGGGCAGGGGAGGTGCGGTGCTTAAAAAAGTAGGACAAGCCGCCAGAGAAGAATTGGAAAAGCTTTGCGACAAAAAAGTGTTTTTAAGTTTATTCGTAAAAGTGGTGAAGGATTGGACAAAGAAAGAAAGTGTTTTGAAGGAGTTGGGGTATTGA